ATAAAGAGAAGACCGATCTGATCGTGGCGGCTGCCGACGAAGTGATCGCCGGCAAACTCGACGCGCATTTCCCGCTGCGCATTTGGCAGACCGGCTCGGGCACGCAGACGAACATGAACGTCAACGAAGTGATCTCGAATCGCGCGATCGAGATTGCGGGCGGCGAGATGGGTTCGAAGAAGCCGGTGCATCCGAACGATCACGTCAATATGTCGCAGTCGTCGAACGACACGTTTCCGACCGCGATGCACATGGCCGCCGCCGAGGCGGTCGTGAAAATGCTCCCCGCGATCGAACATTTGCGCGACGCGCTCGACGTCAAAGCCAAACAGTGGAAAGACATCGTCAAGGTCGGCCGCACGCATCTTCAGGATGCGACGCCGCTGACGTTGGGCCAAGAGTTCTCGGGCTACGTTACGCAACTCGATCGCGCGATGGTCGCGATCAACGAAGCTTTGAACCACATTTACGATCTGGCCATCGGTGGCACCGCGGTCGGCACCGGCCTCAACGCGCATCCCGAATTCGCCGAACGGATGGCGAAGAAGCTCGCGGAGTTAACCGGCTTGCCGTTCCGCTCGCATCCCAACAAATTCACGGCGCTCGCTTCGCATGACGATTTCGTCTTCGCATCGGGCGCGCTCAAGACGCTCGCGGTGGCGTTCATGAAAATCGCGAACGACATCCGCTGGCTCGCATCGGGCCCGCGTGCGGGCATCGGCGAATTGATCCTGCCGGAGAACGAGCCGGGCAGCTCCATCATGCCGGGCAAAGTAAATCCGACGCAATCCGAAGCGATGACGATGGTGGTCGCTCAGGTGTTCGGAAACGACACCGCGATCAGCTTCGGCGCGTCGCAGGGCAACTTCGAACTCAACGTGTTCAACCCGGTGATGATCGCGAATTTCTTGCACTCGTGCCATCTCTTGCGCGACACGGCGACGATGTTCCGCGAACATGCGGTCGAAGGGCTGCAAGCCAACGAACCGGTGATTGCGAAGTACCTGGCGGAATCGCTGATGACGGTAACGGCACTCTCGCCCAAGATCGGCTACGACAAAGCTGCAGAGATTGCCAAGCACGCCCATCACCACGGTACGACGCTCAAAGAAGCGGCCGTCGGTTTGGGGCACGTTACCGGCGAGGAGTTCGACAAGTACGTCGTGCCCAAGGAGATGACGTATCCCAAGTGAGTTCGCCCTGCGGGGCGAACTCTTCGCGTTTTGCGGGCGCTGCGCGCCCGCAAAGCCGCCCTAAGCGGAATGGTGTGAGTTCGCCTGCGGGCGAACTCTTCGCGTTTTGCGGGCGCTGCGCGCCCGCAAAGCCGCCTCGCGCGTAGGCGGGCTCGTTGTGTGACGGGCCCGTTTTATTTTTCGTGGAGTAGGCCGGCGCGGTGGGCTTCTACGAGGGAGCAGCCCAGGAGAACGATGGCGAAGCCGATCATCGAGATGGCGCTGAGAAGAATGATGCTCATGGTGGTTCCTCCGGTTTAGCTGATCCATGTACGCGCGCGCGGCGGGGGTGTTTCACCGCATCGGTGCGTACATGAGCCGAGCTAGGATGGGGGAAAGCATGGCGGATTTCGCTGAGTACGAGCGCTTCGATGCGATCGGTCTTTCACAGTTGGTGCGCGAGCGGCGCGTGAGCGCCTCGGAGCTGCTGGAAGCGGCGATACGCCGCGCGGAGGCGGTCAATCCACGGCTCAACGGGCTCGTGGCGAAGCACTACGACGCGGCTCGCCGGGACGCAGCGAGCGGCCTCCCCGACGGCCCCTTTCACGGGGTGCCGTTTCTGGCCAAGGACCTGGGCCCGCCGCTGGCCGGGGTACCGATGACGATGGGCAGCCGCTACTTTCGCGGTTACGTCCCGCAGGCGGATCACCCGTTCTTCCAGCGCGTGAAGGCCGCCGGCCTGAACATCTTCGGAAAAACGAACACGCCCGAATTCGGCCTGATGCCGTACACGGAGCCGGCGCTGTTCGGCGCCTGTCGCAACCCCTGGGATACCGAGCGCACGCCGGGCGGATCGAGCGGCGGGAGTGCCGCGCTGGTGGCTGCCGGCGTGGTGCCGATGGCGCACGCCAACGATATGGGCGGCTCGATCCGCATCCCCGCAAGTTGCGTCGGACTCTTCGGCATGAAGCCCACGCGCGGGCGCATGCCGACGGCCGGCGGCACGGTCGGGGATGCGAACGTCGATCTTTGCATCTCGCGCAGCGTGCGCGATAGCGCGCTGATGTTGGATTGCGTCGCTCGGGAGCGGGGTGCGATGTATCAAGCCCCGCCCGCGCACGGAAGCTTCCTTGCCCACGCGCAACGCGAGCCGGGCCGTCTGCGTGTCGCGGTCGTGAGGGGGCCGATGCTGGGGCACGGGATCGACGCCGAAGCGCGTGCGGCGGTCGATGCGGCCGCGGCACTCTGCGCATCGCTCGGCCACGACGTAACTGAAGACGAGCCGCAGGGCATCGACTATCCCGCCATGTCCTATGCGCTGCTCATGCTCTTTGCAAGCGGCATCGGCTGGCATCTCGGTGCCGGGAATCCGTTGGCCGGGACGCCGCTGCGGAACGGCGATATCGAGCCCGCAACATTGGCGATGCTGACGATCGCGCGCGTACTCAGCGCCGACGAATTGACCACCGCCGCCTCTAACCAGCGCCTCCTTGCCGGCGCTTTCGATGCGTTCATGGAACGCTACGACGTGCTGCTGATGCCGACCCTGGCTTCGCCGCCGGTGCGTATCGGAGAACTCGCGCTCACGCGGAGCGAACGGATGCAGATCGCGGTGCTTACGACGCTGCGATCGAAGGCCCTGATTCGCAAAGCCGCTCGCGATATCGCCGCGCGCATGTTCGATTGGCTGCCGTATACGCCGATATTCAATCTTACCGGCCAACCGGCGATGTCGCTCCCCCTCCATACGAGCGCGGACGGGCTGCCGGTCGGCGTGCAGTTCGCGGCACGGCTCGGCGAAGAAGGCTTGCTCTTTTCGCTCGCGTCGCAAATTGAATCGGCCGCACCGTGGGCCGATCGCCGGCCGTTAATGAATGATGTGTCGCGCCACGAGTGAGATCGCGGCTAAGGCCAGCGCGATGGCCACGAAAATCAGCAGGTGCGGGGATTTCAACCGCAATGAGAGACGCGCGCCGATCGGGCCCCCGAGTAGGCCGCCGATCACGAGCGGAATGATGTAGTCCAGACGAATGTCGTGTTGCAACGCGTGGACGGCAAGGCCGACCGGCGACGTGAGCACGATCCCGAAATGCGATGTGGCGCTGATGGCGTGCGCGGGCAGTGACGAGAAGTAGAGGAGCGTCGGCACGATAACGACGCCGCCGCCGATGCCGAACAGGCTCGACGTGACGCCGACGACGAATCCGGCCGCGATCGCCAGGCGGAACGACATCGGCTTTTCGATGTGCGCGCGATGGTCGTCGATGCGGTTGCCGGCGCGCTTGTGGCGATTGACGATCATGTCGAAACAGATGATCGCGAGAAAAGCCGCGAAGACCCAGTCGAAGGCCGCGCCCGAAATGTGCCGCACGGCGATGGCACCCAAAATGCTGCCGGGGAATCCGCCGGCAGCGATGAGCAGCCCCGTGCGGACGTTGACGCGTCGCTGCATCAAGTAGGTGAAGGCGCCGCTGCCGCTGTTGGCGACCACGAGTACCAGCGCCGTTCCCGCCGCCTCCGCCGGTGCTAAGCCGAAGAAGAGGCGCAGGATCGGGACCAAGATGAACCCGCCGCCCAGGCCTACCATGGATCCGAAGATGCTCGCGAGGAATGCGGAGATGAAGAGTTCGAGCGCTAAGTGCATCGAGCTTTACACGCTCGATCCGCTGCACGCGGCAACGTGCGTCTGCAGGCGTTTTTGCAACGGTGCCTTGTCCGCCTTAGTTGCTGACGCGTCCGATGTATCGGCGGTCGCGTGTGTCGATCCGAATCATCTCGTCGGGATTGACGAAGAGCGGTACGTTGACGGTCGCACCGGTCTCGAGCTTGGCCGGTTTACCCGTATTGGTGGCCGTATCGCCCTTGAAGCCGGGATCCGTTTCAACCACGCGCAGTTCCACGTGCGGCGGAAGGTCGACGCCGATCGGCAGCCCCTCGTGGAACTGCACGTCGACCACCAGGCCGTCTTTCAAGAAATCGGCGGGATCGCCGATGAGATCGCGCTGGATCGTGTAGTTCTCGAACGACTCTTGGTCCATAAAATGGTAGCCGTCGGCATCGTTGTAGAGCATCTGCAACTGCCGATTTTCGACGGTTGCGCGCTCGAGCTTTTCACCGGCGCGGAAGGTGCGCTCCAGGGTCGTGCCGGTTTTGACGTTTTTGAGGCGGGTCCGCACGAAGGCCGCGCCCTTACCCGGCTTGACGTGGAGAAACTCGATGACGGTCCAGAGGTTACCGTCCACGACGACGGTGACGCCGTTACGGAGATCGTTCGACGAAATCATGACCCGGGCCAATACGGGCCCGGCCCTCGCAAGCCCTGGTTAGGGGCGCGGAGTCTGGCGTTTGGAGAAGAGCCCGATCCGGCTCTCGGTCCCCGAACGCAGGCGTCCGATGTTCTCGCGGTGGGTGTAAATGATGAGGATTGCGGCCGCGGCGCCGTACGCCGCATACCAGATCGATCCGGTGAAAAGATAGAGGCTGATCGGGGAGACCACGTTCCCCAGCATCGAGCCGACCGAGGAGTATTGGGTGACGACCAGCGAGCCCAGAATCCAAGCGCCGACGCTCACCAGCCCGGCCTTCCAGCTCAAGGCGAAAATCGCGCCGAAGGAGGTGGCGACGCCTTTACCGCCCTTCCAGCCCAGCCACGGGGAGAAGCAGTGCCCCGCGACCGCTGCCGCGGCAACCACCGCGACGGCATCGTGCGATGCGCCGCGCACGGCCAGAAGATAGACCGGGGCGAAGCCCTTGGCGGCGTCGAGTAGCAGCACCGCGGCCGCGCCGGGTTTGCCGAGCGTCCGCAGCGCATTCATCGCGCCGATATTGCCGGAGCCTTGGGTGCGAATGTCGGTCCGATAGAACGCGCGACCGATCAGGTACCCGAACGGAATCGAGCCGATCAAGAACGCGCCGAGCGCATAGAGAACGACGAGCATCTATTCGCCCGGCTCCGGGGCCCCGCGACGCGCGCGGAATTCGAGCGTGAGCGGAACGCCTTCGAAATCGAAGCTCTGCCGAATCGTATTTTCGAGAAAACGCTTGTAGGCGTTCTGCACGAGATCCGGATCGTTGCAATGGAAGACGAAGACCGGCGGATGCGTGCCCGGTTGCGCCGCGTAGTATACCTTGAACGTCTTGCCGCCGCTAAAGGGGGCGGGGTGGGCGAGCACGGCGTCGCGCAGGAGCGCGTTCACCTGCGGCGTTGAAACGCGGCGATCTAAATTCTCTGCGACGCGCGTGACCACCGGCATCAGGCTGCCGAGCCGGCGATGCGTCTTGGCGGAGAGGAACGTGATCGGCGCAAACTTTGCGAAAGGCATCAACTCGTGAATGACGTTCGCAAGCTCGCCCTGGCTGTATTCGCCTTGCTGTTCGAGCGCGAGATCCCACTTGTTACCCACGATGATGAGGCCCTTGCGCTCTTCGATGACGAGCCCGGCCAAACGCCGGTCCTGCGCGGTGATGCCCACCATCGAATCGAAAACGAGAATCGCGATATCGCAGCGCGAAATGGCACTTAGGCTGCGCAACGTGGCGTAGTATTCGATCGCGCCGTGCGCTTGGGGCTGCCTGCGAACGCCGGCCGTATCGATCAGGCGAATATTGCGGTCGTTATAGGTGAGCAGCGTATCGATCGCGTCGCGCGTGGTTCCGGGAACCTCCGAGACGATCGCGCGTTCCTCGCCGAGCAGCGCGTTGAGCAGCGAACTCTTGCCGACGTTCGGGCGGCCGATGATCGCGATCGAGAGCTCGCCTTCCTTGGTCGCATCGGGTGCTTCGGGCGGCAGCAGTTCGACGACGCGATCCAGCAAATCGCCGGTTCCTTCGCCGTGAATCGCCGAGACCGGGACGGGTTCGCCGAATCCGATACGCGAGAACTCGCCCAGCACCGACTGGGCGGCCTTGGGTGATTCGCATTTATTGGCGACGAGCACCACGCGACGGCGCGTCTTGCGCAGGATGTGCGCGACGTCTTCATCGAGCGGGTGCAAGCCGGTCTGCGCGTCCACCACGAAGACGATTGCGTCGGCTTCCTGCGCGGCGGCCTCGGCCTGGCGGCGCGTTGCTTCTGCGAATTGATCGCCGTGGGCCGCGTCGGCAGCCGGGTCGATGCCGGCGGTATCGACGATGCTGAACGTGCGTCCCCGCCAGTCGCAGAGCGCGTACAGGCGGTCGCGGGTCACACCAGGGGTATCCTCCACAATCGCCAGGCGTTGGCCGATCAGGCGATTGAAGAGCGCGCTTTTGCCGACGTTCGGGCGTCCGACGATCGCGACCGTGGCCGGCCGGAGCATGCCGGTAGTGGTAGCGTCAAAATCTGAGTCGATGGTCACCGGCCTCCTGTTTGACGTTCGCCCCAAATGACCCGCGTGGGGGAGACCGGGGCCGCGGGACTCGCGTGGCGAAGCTGCTGGGCCGCGCCATGGCCAAAATGTATATAGAGACCTTCGGGTGCCAGATGAATGAGGCCGATTCGCAATATATTGCGGATCGCGCCCTCTCGATCGGCTACGAAATAGCGACCAAACCCGAAGACGCTCACGTCTTGCTCTTGAACACGTGTACCGTTCGCGACAACGCCGAGCGCCGCGCGTACGGACGCATGGGCCATCTCAAAGAGCTCAAGGATCGCGACCCGAGTATTCGCTTGGTCGTCATGGGGTGCTTGGCCGAACAGGATCGCGATCGCATGCAGCGCATCGCGCCGCACGTCGACGCCGTCTTTGGAACCAAGGAATTGGTGGAGCTGGGCGACCAGCTCGAACGGTGGCACGGCGATTTCGACGGCATCGATTTCTCCGACGAACGCGCGCTGCTGATGCCGTTCGGCGGGACCGCCGACGCCGTCATCGATGCCTTCTCGCACCTGCGGGCGTTCGTAACGGTCCAGCGCGGCTGTTCGTATTATTGCAGTTTCTGCATCGTGCCGCACGTGCGCGGACGCTTCGATCATCGGCCGATGGCGGAGATCGTCGGCGAGGTCGAAGAGCGGCTCGCTCTGGGCGCACGCGAAGTGATGCTGGTCGGGCAAACGGTCAACGCTTGGAAGGACCCGGCGACCGGTGAGGACTTCGGCGACCTTTGCGCCGCGGTCGCCGCGCTGCCGAACCTCGAGCGCCTCACGTTCATCTCTCCGCATCCCAAGGATTTTACCGAGAAAATCATCGCCGATCTCTCGCGCATTCCGAAGCTCAACCCGCGGCTGCACCTGCCGCTGCAGTCCGGCAGCGACCCGATTCTGCGGCGCATGAACCGCAAATACACGATGGCGGATTTCGCGCACAAGGTGGAGTTGATCCATCGGTATCTTCCGGGCTGGGCGATTACGACCGATATCATCGTCGGTTTTCCCGGTGAGAGCGACGACGATTTCGAACGGACGCTCGCGTACGTGGAAACCCAGGTCTTCGCGAATGCGTTTACGTTCATCTATTCGATTCGGCGGGGGACGCCGGCTGCGAATTGGGAGCAGGTGCCGGCCGCCGTCGCATCCGAGCGCTACAAACGCTTGCTGGATGCGCAGAACGCCGCCGTTCGCGCCTATCACGACGCGAAAATCGGCACGACGGTACGCTGCTTGATTCAAGGGCTCTCGAAAAAAGACCCGACTCGTCTGGCAGCCAAGACGCTGGACAACGTGACCGTTATCGCTCCGTTACCCAGCGACTACCCGCGAGGCGATGTGGAAGCGAACCACCCGTATGCCGCGACGCCGTGGATCGACGTCGAGCTTGAAACCGCGCACGTTTGGGGCTGCACCGGCACGGCGGTACGCCGCGCCGAGCGATTCGCCGGCGCCGGCCGCGCGCTCGAACGTCCGGCCATCGATTTGCTCGCACGGTGAGCGACGCGGTGAAGTACTCGCCGATGCTCGAGCAGTACTTTGGGATGAAAGCGAAACACCCGGGAGCGATTTTGCTTTCGCGCGTTGGCGACTTCTACGAAGCCTACGGCGAGGACGCCGAGACGGCCGCGCGCGCGCTGCAAATCGCGCTGACGAGCAAAGAGGCCGGCGGCGGAAAGCGCGTCGCCATGGCCGGCGTTCCGCACCATGCGCTAGCGGGATATCTGGCCAAGCTCGTGCAGCAGCGATTCATCGTCGCGCTGGCCGAGCAACTCGAAGTGCCGGTCCCCAATCGGTTGGTGCGGCGCGACGTCGTGCGCATCGTCACGCCTGGCACGTTGATCGAAGATCAATTGCTCGAAGGAAAACAGAACAACTATCTTGCGGCGGTAGCGGCCGTCGACGATACGTTCGCCGTTGCGTATGCCGACGTTTCGACCGGTTACTGCGCGGCGACCGCGCTGAGCGGCAACGACGCGTACGACGACGTGCTTGCCGAACTCGGACGGCTGGGCCCTTCGGAAATCGTTGCCGATCTTCCGGCCGATCTTCGCGCCTTGCTCGGAGGTGCGGTGGAAGTATTGGGCGCTCGCATGTCGGCGCCGCCGCTGGGATTGGTGGAGACGCGCGATCGCGCGGAGTTCGACGGGTTCTCGATCGATGAATCCGCGGCGATCAATCGCGCGCTCGACGCGTTGGTCGGCTTCGTCCGCCGCACCGGTATCGCATTGCCGTCGGGCGTCGCGCTCAACGAGCCGGTGCTGTATCGCGAACGCCAGTTCATGGCGCTCGATCCGGCCACGCGCAAGCATCTCGAACTGACCAAAGCACAGGGGCAGAACACGCGCGCGACGCTGCTTGCGACGCTGGATTCGTGCGAAACGTCGATGGGCTCCCGCATGCTCTCGCGTTGGATTTTGGCTCCGCTTCTTGATCGGGGCGCGATCGAAGCTCGGCAAGAGGCCATTGCCGCACTCCTGGACGAGCACGCCCGCCGGCAGGCGATTCGCGATCTGCTCCGCGGTTGCTTCGATCTCGAGCGTATCGCGCAAAAGGTTCGCGTTCGCCGCGCGTTGCCGCGCGATTTGGCGTCGTTACGGCGGACGCTGGAAGTCCTCGCGCCGCTGCGACACATCGTCCCGGAGGCGCTCGCGCCCCTGATCGAACGCATCGGCGCCTTTGACGACGTCATCGGCGACCTGCAGCGCTCGCTCGTGGACGAACCGCCCGCGCAGGTTCACGACGGCGGGGTCATTCGTCCGGAGGCCGATGCCGAACTCGCCGAATGCGTTTCGCTGCGCACCGATGCGCGCGCCCGCCTTTCGGAACTCGAGGAGCGCGAGCGAGAGCGGACCGGCATCAAGTCCCTCAAGATCAAGTACGCCAGTGCGTTCGGCTACGCTATCGAGGTGAGCAAGGGTAGCGTCGGGCAAGTGCCCGCCGACTACGTGCGCAAACAGACGTTGACGACCGGCGAGCGGTACATCACGCCGGAGCTCAAAGAACTCGAACTCGCGATCTCTACCGCGCAGTCGCGCCAGGAGCGCATCGAAGCGCAGTTGTACGAGGCTTTGCTCGAACGCATCGCGCTGCGGGCCGGCGATCTGTTGCGCGCGGCCGAAGCGATCGCGCAGATCGACGTCTTCGCGGCGCTCGCCCAGTGCGCCGCGGAGCGCGGATACGTGCGCCCGACGTTCGTCGACCAGAGCATCGTGAGCATAGAAGAAGGGCGCCATCCGGTGATGGAAGCGGTGTTGCGGACGCACTTTGTGCCGAACGATCTGCACTTGCGCGCGCTCGACCATCGCTTCATCCTCTTGACCGGCCCGAACATGGGCGGTAAATCGACCTATTTGCGGCAGGCCGGGTTGCTGGCGATCATGGCGCACGTAGGTTCGTTCGTCCCGGCCAAATCGATGCAGCTCGGCGTTATCGATCGCATCTTCACGCGCATCGGTGCCGGTGACGATCTGGCCTCCGGCCAATCGACGTTTTACATGGAGATGGCCGAGGCCGCGAATATTCTGCGCCGCAGCACGCGCAAGTCGTTACTGTTGATCGATGAAGTCGGGCGCGGCACCGGCACGATCGACGGCCTATCGATCGCGCAGGCGATCTGCGAGTTTCTGCTCGGCCTGGACGAACAATCGCCCATGGCGTTATTTGCCACCCATTTTCACGAGCTGTGCGCGCTCTGCGAGCACTGGCCCACGGTTGCGAACTACCACATTACCGCGGTGGAACAGAGCGGCCGCCATAGCGGGCCGGTCTTCTCGCATCGCGTGCAACCGGGCAGTTCTTCGCGTTCGTTCGGCATCGAAGTCGCGCGGATGGCCGGCCTGCCGCCGGCCGTGATCGAACGGGCGCAAGAAATCGCCGACGCGCTGGGCGGCCAGCCCGATTTGGAGACGCAGGTGCCGTTGCGCAAGAGGTTGCCGCGCACTCCCGCATCCGAAATGCAGCTCTCGTTCTTGCGTAACGAGTCGTAACGCATGCCGTTCATCCACCGCCTCGATGCGGTGACGATCGGGCAGATCGCCGCAGGTGAAATTATCGAGCGGCCCGTTTCGATCGTTAAGGAATTGGTCGAAAATGCGGTGGATGCCGGCGCGACCCGCGTGAGCGTGACGCTCGAAGCGGGCGGTACGCGTTCCATCGAAGTGGTTGACGACGGGAGCGGCATCGATCCGGAGGATCTCGCCTTCGCGGTGATGCGCCATGCGACCAGCAAGCTCGCGGTCGCGACCGATCTTGCGAGCGTGGCAACGCTCGGGTTCCGCGGCGAAGGCTTGGCCTCGATCGCGGCGGTGGCGCGGCTCGATATCGTGTCTCGAACCCAGCATGCGCAGATCGGATCGCGCATCGTCGCACACGCCGAAAGCGCCGAGCCGATAGTTCCCGCGCCGGCGGCGCCGGGCACGCGCGTGCGCGTCGAAGCGCTCTTCGAGAACGTTCCGGTGCGTCGCGAATATCTCAAAGCCCCGAGCGCCGAATACGCTCGCATCTCGAGTTGGCTCACCACCTTTGCCCTTGCGTACCCGAGCGTTACGTTCGCGCTCCGACACGACGGCAAGGATGTGTGGGTACTTCCTTCCACGTCCGATCCGCGCGAGCGCTTGGCGATGGTATTTGGAACCGAGGCCGCGCAGCACCTGATACCGCTGGACCCGTCGGCCGCGCGGGCGCTGGACGGAAACCTGAGTGGTTTCATCAGCGAACCGGGGCACGATCGAGGCGATCGGCGGCTGCAGATCCTCTTCGTGAACGGACGGCTGTTGCGCAGTTCGCTGCTCGCCGGTGCGTGGACGGCCGGCTATGCGACCTTTGCGATGAGCGGACGACACCCGTACGGCGCGATCTTCTTGGAACTACCGCCCGGCCACGTCGATCCGAACGTCCACCCCACCAAGAGTGACGTGCGTTTGCGCTTCGGCACGCAAACGTTCGATGCGGTTCGGCGCTCGATTACCGCCACGCTGCAAGCGCATGCCGCACACCGTTTTAGCCGGCACGTGCATGCGGAAGGCGTCTCGTTTGCGCCGCCGGCGATCGACGCGAGCCTGCCGCACGTGCAATCGCTTTTCGAGCCGGTACGGGGCGATGCCGACGAGGTGCCGGGGCACCGCTTGCGCGTGCTCGCGCAACTCCATCGGACGTTTATCCTCGCGAGCGACGGGGACGCACTGCTCCTGGTCGATCAGCACGCGGCGCACGAACGCATCGCCTACGAGTCGATCGTCGAGCGCGCCCAGGCACACGCTCCCAGCGAGCCGCTCTTGGTTCCCCTCGTAGTCGAACTCGATCTCGGGCAGTCCGCCGCATTGGAGCGCGCGCTCGATCTGTTGCGCGAGGGCGGCTTGGAAATCGAGCCGTTCGGCGATCGCACGTATCGGATCGTTGCCACGCCCGCCGGGTTCGGCGCACGTCCGTTCGATCTGCAAGGCTTCATCGACGATCTCACCACGGACGTGAAGCAGCGCGACGTGCGCGAGCGCGTATGGGCCAGCCTCGCGTGCCATTCGGTTACGGTTGCCGGCGAACGGCTGGAACCGGACGAGATGACGACGCTCGTGGATCGGTTGCAGCGGTGCATCAATCCGATGCATTGCCCGCACGGACGCCCGACGATGGTTCGCCTGGCCCCCGACGATATCGCGCGAATGTTCAAACGTCTGTAATGCGCCGATGAACGACGTTACGCGGCGCGGCGTGCTGGTGCTCGCGGGGGCGACCGCCGCTGGAAAAACCGCCATAGCGATCGCGCTCGCGCGGCGTTTTGATGCCGAAATCGTGGGGGCCGACTCGCGCCAAATCTATCGGGCGATGCCGATTGGGACGGCGGCACCGACGGAAGAAGAGCTTGCCGCGGCGCCCCATCATTTGGTCGGCTTTCTCGACCCGCACGAGCGCTATTCGGCGGCGCGATTCGCGGCCGATGCCATGCGAACGATCCACGAAATCCACGCGCGCGGTAAGCGCGCGATCGTCGCCGGCGGCACGGGCTTTTACATTCGCGCGCTGACCGGAGCGATCGACTTGGCTCCGCAACACGACGAGCGCCTGCGCGAGCGGCTGGCTATGGAAGCGCGCACGCATTCGGCGGAGTTTCTCCACGCATGGCTGCAGCTTCGCGACCCCAAGCGGGCGGCCGCGGTTGCGCCGAACGACGCCTACCGCGTCGTGCGGGCGCTGGAGGTGGCGATGGCCGGCGACGACCCGCTCCGGCGAACCGGCGCCATCGCCTCGCTTCCGGCCTCCAATATTCCATTTGCCAAACTCTTTCTGGACGTGCAACTGAGCGAACTCGACGGGCGGATCGCGCTCCGAACGGCGCACATGCTGCGGCGGGGATTGATCGAGGAAGCCGAACGCATCGGGAGCGATGCGGTTGCGGCAACCGCCGTCGGGTATCCGCAGGCCACGGCATTTCTGCGCGGGTGGAGCACGCGTGACGAACTTGAGCGTTCGCTCGCTCGCGCGACTCGACGGTACGCGCGCAGGCAGCGCGCGTGGTTTCGCTCCGAACCCCAAACGCGCTGGGTCCGAGCCGACGAGGTCGAGGCCGCGGCAAGGGAAATGCTCGGCTGGTCGTAATAGCAACCGATATGCCGAGCAATCTCCAAGATGCGTTCCTAGCGCAATGCAAGCGTGAGGCTGTCCCCGTAACGGTGACGTTGATGAATGGCGCGCAATTGCAGGGCGTCGTTTTG
This genomic stretch from Candidatus Dormiibacterota bacterium harbors:
- the miaA gene encoding tRNA (adenosine(37)-N6)-dimethylallyltransferase MiaA codes for the protein MNDVTRRGVLVLAGATAAGKTAIAIALARRFDAEIVGADSRQIYRAMPIGTAAPTEEELAAAPHHLVGFLDPHERYSAARFAADAMRTIHEIHARGKRAIVAGGTGFYIRALTGAIDLAPQHDERLRERLAMEARTHSAEFLHAWLQLRDPKRAAAVAPNDAYRVVRALEVAMAGDDPLRRTGAIASLPASNIPFAKLFLDVQLSELDGRIALRTAHMLRRGLIEEAERIGSDAVAATAVGYPQATAFLRGWSTRDELERSLARATRRYARRQRAWFRSEPQTRWVRADEVEAAAREMLGWS
- the mutL gene encoding DNA mismatch repair endonuclease MutL; translated protein: MPFIHRLDAVTIGQIAAGEIIERPVSIVKELVENAVDAGATRVSVTLEAGGTRSIEVVDDGSGIDPEDLAFAVMRHATSKLAVATDLASVATLGFRGEGLASIAAVARLDIVSRTQHAQIGSRIVAHAESAEPIVPAPAAPGTRVRVEALFENVPVRREYLKAPSAEYARISSWLTTFALAYPSVTFALRHDGKDVWVLPSTSDPRERLAMVFGTEAAQHLIPLDPSAARALDGNLSGFISEPGHDRGDRRLQILFVNGRLLRSSLLAGAWTAGYATFAMSGRHPYGAIFLELPPGHVDPNVHPTKSDVRLRFGTQTFDAVRRSITATLQAHAAHRFSRHVHAEGVSFAPPAIDASLPHVQSLFEPVRGDADEVPGHRLRVLAQLHRTFILASDGDALLLVDQHAAHERIAYESIVERAQAHAPSEPLLVPLVVELDLGQSAALERALDLLREGGLEIEPFGDRTYRIVATPAGFGARPFDLQGFIDDLTTDVKQRDVRERVWASLACHSVTVAGERLEPDEMTTLVDRLQRCINPMHCPHGRPTMVRLAPDDIARMFKRL
- the mutS gene encoding DNA mismatch repair protein MutS — its product is MSDAVKYSPMLEQYFGMKAKHPGAILLSRVGDFYEAYGEDAETAARALQIALTSKEAGGGKRVAMAGVPHHALAGYLAKLVQQRFIVALAEQLEVPVPNRLVRRDVVRIVTPGTLIEDQLLEGKQNNYLAAVAAVDDTFAVAYADVSTGYCAATALSGNDAYDDVLAELGRLGPSEIVADLPADLRALLGGAVEVLGARMSAPPLGLVETRDRAEFDGFSIDESAAINRALDALVGFVRRTGIALPSGVALNEPVLYRERQFMALDPATRKHLELTKAQGQNTRATLLATLDSCETSMGSRMLSRWILAPLLDRGAIEARQEAIAALLDEHARRQAIRDLLRGCFDLERIAQKVRVRRALPRDLASLRRTLEVLAPLRHIVPEALAPLIERIGAFDDVIGDLQRSLVDEPPAQVHDGGVIRPEADAELAECVSLRTDARARLSELEERERERTGIKSLKIKYASAFGYAIEVSKGSVGQVPADYVRKQTLTTGERYITPELKELELAISTAQSRQERIEAQLYEALLERIALRAGDLLRAAEAIAQIDVFAALAQCAAERGYVRPTFVDQSIVSIEEGRHPVMEAVLRTHFVPNDLHLRALDHRFILLTGPNMGGKSTYLRQAGLLAIMAHVGSFVPAKSMQLGVIDRIFTRIGAGDDLASGQSTFYMEMAEAANILRRSTRKSLLLIDEVGRGTGTIDGLSIAQAICEFLLGLDEQSPMALFATHFHELCALCEHWPTVANYHITAVEQSGRHSGPVFSHRVQPGSSSRSFGIEVARMAGLPPAVIERAQEIADALGGQPDLETQVPLRKRLPRTPASEMQLSFLRNES
- the miaB gene encoding tRNA (N6-isopentenyl adenosine(37)-C2)-methylthiotransferase MiaB, with product MAKLLGRAMAKMYIETFGCQMNEADSQYIADRALSIGYEIATKPEDAHVLLLNTCTVRDNAERRAYGRMGHLKELKDRDPSIRLVVMGCLAEQDRDRMQRIAPHVDAVFGTKELVELGDQLERWHGDFDGIDFSDERALLMPFGGTADAVIDAFSHLRAFVTVQRGCSYYCSFCIVPHVRGRFDHRPMAEIVGEVEERLALGAREVMLVGQTVNAWKDPATGEDFGDLCAAVAALPNLERLTFISPHPKDFTEKIIADLSRIPKLNPRLHLPLQSGSDPILRRMNRKYTMADFAHKVELIHRYLPGWAITTDIIVGFPGESDDDFERTLAYVETQVFANAFTFIYSIRRGTPAANWEQVPAAVASERYKRLLDAQNAAVRAYHDAKIGTTVRCLIQGLSKKDPTRLAAKTLDNVTVIAPLPSDYPRGDVEANHPYAATPWIDVELETAHVWGCTGTAVRRAERFAGAGRALERPAIDLLAR